In Papaver somniferum cultivar HN1 chromosome 1, ASM357369v1, whole genome shotgun sequence, a genomic segment contains:
- the LOC113312249 gene encoding putative disease resistance protein RGA4, with amino-acid sequence MAAEGILVNGVTEIIKKVLPVIAQQISSSWGVKDDLRKLKETLESIQALMSDAERKQVNDEAVRLWLRRLKDVVYDADDVMDEFIYETMRSNKHRVQALVSSSNPLFFRFKMARNIRAINQKLDEIHKNSQRFRFQNTGSAQENQNKELIKKRNRLTTSDVDDSLLLGREGAKSYIINLLIEKPSPSVPSSSSEISTQQHNVSTLSIVGMGGLGKTTVAQMVYKDDSMVRNFEPRAWVCVSDPFDIFKILRDIIESITGRKCEDPSNVDVLAKQVKENLLGKKYFLVLDDVWNEDVGDWDKLKSFLVCGGLGSKILVTTRSQNVASAAGGTYYSLNKLPDDVCWSIIKKKVLSQGGAVLTKKMTDIGTEIARKCDGLPLVANSLGSLLRSRRDESYWQSIVDDIADRMRGTTEHEKVISILKLSYDNLSPPLKQCFSYCCIFPKDWEINREMLIRLWMAEGFLLSSSGGESISLEDIGNEYFEYLVWSSFFQDVQKHHLSGDIKTCKMHDLVHDLATSVVDPNEFRIAKVRDDKEDVSEVRRLQLLIDRGQSLASPTVLSNAVKLRTIVALEPKNSHVSSFFQCRRLRILCPLGGWSACTLSSRSMSASSISKLKHLRYLDLSDMDLSPEVSLNHSYNLQTLILKFCRNVPSCLLNKIGSLKSLRHLDISFSDIKSIPENIGSLEHLSFLDLSRTKISKLPDSITYITSLRTLRFDWCSTLDALPSELGALTRLRCLDLSYSSIQELPESCISNLCNLEIVELGEYCKLPKEIKNWPKLRIFAHSRKDDVMPRGIERLTCLETLNYNARNENEICGSPSNKSYGGIEELAGLNSLRVLEIRKLENVRGGIEDGETAKLKDKQHLRELHLEWGSTGGDDDQVRSSRSVKDTAVLEGLQPHSNLKHLHIYRFSGLNLPKWMMGCSLSNFLPNLVKIIMRDINNCEQLPALGMLQFLRYLGIFRMKSIKCLGEEFYYQQENREEEESSSSDTAKRSSLFPSLVYLDIWGLENLEEWVAPPLSSSSCFPSLETIDITNCKRLKTIPIISFSSLESLRLWGTNDNAVNSLLNRGGGEGCLPSLTSIEIWDSPDLIYLPPLGALLQRSTPNFWSLEIRCCSNFQGFRDDGDNRNNNNSSIRLLLLKDCPALTSLPDLRLCTSLRSLVILNCSNFQGFSDDGDNRNNNDKSSIRSLCLEDCPALTSLPDLRLCTSLRELTIWNCDKLKNKESIPYDLKKSLTFLEELKVDFIQRDEGVPDVLTNLMEKKKQICSIGSHLFF; translated from the coding sequence ATGGCCGCGGAAGGAATTCTTGTTAACGGGGTCACTGAAATCATTAAGAAGGTACTACCTGTTATTGCTCAACAGATTTCTTCGTCATGGGGTGTCAAAGACGACTTGAGAAAGCTCAAGGAAACCTTAGAGTCAATTCAAGCTCTAATGTCTGATGCCGAGAGGAAGCAGGTGAATGATGAGGCTGTGAGACTTTGGTTGAGAAGGCTGAAAGATGTTGTTTATGATGCAGACGACGTTATGGATGAGTTCATTTACGAAACCATGCGTTCTAATAAGCACAGGGTACAAGCTCTTGTTTCATCCTCCAACCCACTTTTTTTTCGTTTCAAGATGGCCCGTAATATTCGAGCCATCAATCAAAAGTTGGATGAAATTCACAAAAACAGTCAAAGGTTTCGCTTCCAAAATACCGGAAGTGCACAAGAAAATCAGAATAAAGAGCTTATAAAAAAACGCAACCGGTTAACTACATCGGATGTAGATGATTCGTTACTTCTAGGCAGGGAAGGTGCAAAATCATACATAATTAACTTATTGATCGAGAAGCCGTCGCCATCTGTGCCGTCATCATCATCGGAGATTTCTACCCAACAGCACAACGTATCCACTTTATCTATTGTGGGCATGGGGGGTCTGGGTAAGACTACAGTGGCTCAAATGGTCTATAAAGATGACTCCATGGTGAGAAACTTTGAGCCAAGAGCTTGGGTTTGTGTCTCTGATCCTTTTGACATCTTTAAGATTTTAAGAGATATCATCGAGTCCATCACTGGACGAAAATGTGAGGATCCATCCAATGTCGACGTATTGGCAAAACAAGTCAAGGAAAATTTGCTTGGTAAGAAATATTTTCTAGTGCTCGACGACGTGTGGAATGAGGATGTCGGAGATTGGGATAAACTGAAAAGTTTTCTTGTTTGTGGCGGCTTGGGCAGCAAAATATTAGTCACTACACGAAGCCAGAATGTTGCATCCGCTGCTGGGGGTACATATTACTCTTTGAACAAATTACCGGATGATGTTTGTTGGTCCATTATCAAGAAGAAAGTATTGTCCCAAGGTGGAGCAGTGCTGACAAAGAAAATGACAGATATTGGAACTGAGATAGCAAGGAAATGTGATGGCTTACCCCTTGTGGCGAATTCACTTGGAAGTTTATTGCGTTCAAGAAGAGATGAAAGCTATTGGCAGTCAATCGTAGACGACATCGCTGATCGTATGCGAGGTACAACTGAACATGAAAAAGTCATTTCAATATTAAAACTGAGCTATGATAATTTATCGCCTCCTCTGAAACAATGTTTTTCATACTGCTGTATTTTCCCGAAAGACTGGGAAATAAATAGAGAAATGTTAATTCGATTATGGATGGCAGAAGGATTCCTTTTGTCATCAAGTGGAGGAGAAAGTATATCTCTTGAAGATATTGGTAATGAATATTTTGAGTATTTGGTGTGGAGTTCGTTCTTCCAGGATGTGCAGAAGCATCATCTGTCGGGAGACATTAAGACATGTAAGATGCATGATTTGGTGCATGATCTTGCAACGAGTGTTGTAGATCCTAATGAATTTAGAATTGCCAAGGTAAGAGATGACAAGGAAGATGTTTCAGAAGTTCGACGCTTACAACTGCTAATTGATAGAGGACAAAGTTTGGCATCTCCTACAGTATTATCAAATGCTGTGAAACTGCGTACAATTGTTGCTCTTGAACCAAAGAATTCGCATGTCAGTTCTTTCTTTCAATGTAGGCGTTTACGCATACTATGTCCTCTCGGTGGCTGGAGTGCATGCACACTCTCTTCTAGGAGCATGTCTGCTTCATCGATTTCTAAGCTGAAACATCTGAGGTACCTTGACCTCTCAGACATGGATTTATCTCCTGAGGTATCTTTAAATCATTCTTACAATCTGCAAACACTCATACTGAAATTCTGCAGAAACGTTCCTAGCTGTCTTCTAAATAAGATTGGATCTTTGAAGAGTTTGAGGCATCTTGATATCTCGTTTTCGGATATTAAATCTATACCCGAAAATATTGGGTCCTTGGAACATCTGAGTTTCCTTGATCTTTCAAGAACAAAAATCTCAAAGTTACCGGATTCAATCACTTATATCACCAGTTTAAGGACGTTGAGGTTCGATTGGTGTAGCACTTTAGATGCCTTACCAAGTGAGCTAGGAGCACTGACACGATTGAGGTGTCTTGATTTGAGTTattcttccatccaagaattgcCTGAATCATGCATTAGCAACCTCTGCAATTTGGAGATTGTGGAATTAGGAGAGTACTGTAAGCTTCCAAAGGAAATTAAGAATTGGCCGAAATTGAGAATTTTTGCTCACTCTAGAAAAGATGATGTAATGCCTAGAGGTATAGAAAGGCTCACTTGCCTTGAAACATTGAATTACAATGCTAGAAATGAAAATGAGATCTGTGGAAGTCCCAGTAATAAGAGTTACGGAGGCATTGAAGAGTTAGCAGGCTTAAACTCCCTTCGGGTGTTAGAGATCAGAAAACTTGAAAATGTGAGAGGTGGAATAGAAGATGGAGAAACAGCAAAGTTAAAGGACAAGCAACATCTTCGAGAATTACATCTGGAATGGGGTTCCACAGGTGGTGATGATGACCAAGTACGGAGTAGTAGAAGTGTAAAAGATACTGCGGTGTTGGAGGGTCTCCAGCCTCACTCAAATTTGAAGCATTTGCATATATATAGATTCTCAGGTTTAAACCTTCCAAAGTGGATGATGGGGTGTTCATTATCTAACTTCCTTCCGAATTTGGTGAAAATAATTATGAGAGATATCAATAATTGTGAGCAGCTTCCAGCTCTGGGCATGCTCCAATTTCTTAGGTATCTTGGGATCTTCAGAATGAAATCAATCAAGTGTCTGGGAGAAGAATTCTATTATCAACaagaaaacagagaagaagaagaaagcagtaGTAGTGATACTGCAAAGAGATCCTCATTATTCCCTTCCTTAGTTTATTTGGATATTTGGGGATTGGAAAACTTAGAAGAATGGGTTGCTcctcctctttcttcttcttcttgttttccttcTCTTGAGACGATCGATATCACAAACTGTAAACGATTGAAAACCATACCAATAATTTCGTTTTCTTCTCTGGAGTCATTGAGATTATGGGGTACCAATGATAATGCAGTAAACTCATTACTGAATAGAGGGGGAGGAGAAGGATGTCTGCCCTCTCTCACATCCATTGAAATATGGGATTCTCCAGATCTAATATATTTACCACCATTGGGCGCACTACTCCAACGCAGTACTCCGAATTTTTGGTCCCTTGAAATTAGGTGTTGCTCAAATTTTCAAGGTTTTCGTGATGATGGTGATAAtcgaaacaacaacaacagttcgaTTCGTTTACTGTTGCTAAAAGATTGTCCTGCTTTAACATCTCTTCCTGATTTACGATTATGCACTTCTCTTCGGTCCCTTGTAATTCTGAATTGCTCAAATTTTCAAGGTTTTAGTGATGATGGTGATAATCGAAACAACAACGACAAGAGTTCTATTCGTTCACTGTGTCTAGAAGATTGTCCTGCTTTAACATCTCTACCGGATTTACGATTATGTACTTCTCTCCGGGAATTAACAATCTGGAACTGCGACAAACTGAAGAATAAGGAGTCAATACCCTATGATCTTAAGAAGTCCCTCACGTTTCTTGAAGAACTCAAAGTTGATTTCATCCAAAGAGACGAGGGTGTTCCGGATGTCTTAACTAatttgatggagaagaagaagcagaTTTGCTCGATAGGAAGTCATCTCTTCTTCTAG